The DNA window CTACTACTACTGCCTTGTGTACCTGATATGTTGCCTGCACTTTGGGCACCGCTTCCCACATTTGTCAGCTGCAGAACACAAACATTGTTTGCAAAAACTGCCATATACAAAAAGTAAATAATTTCGTCTCTATTCGAATCACGTGTTTTAGATAAATGATGAGAAAGATGTCTTAATAGTCGAGCTACCTTGTTTTCTTACCTGTGTCCACAAGGTGTGGTACTCGGTTCATAACATATCTCCAGACAGATCTGCCCATATGACACCACATTCTCATTTCAGAAGCTCAAGATTGTGACAAAAAATATCACCATAAATGCGAAGGAAGCAAATCTAGATTCTCTTACCGCACATGAAAGTTCTTCACGAAGCTGATCAAGGCAAGGGATCACAGGGCTTGAGTTAGAAACTCCTGAGTCCTTAGCATCCTCTTTAATCGATTCTCCTCCCTTCTTCTCTACTTTTGCTATAATATTCACCTCTATATTCTTTCTCTCACATCCTAAAATAGTCAAAGCCAAAAAATTAATGCAACTCCCAAAACCCTTCAGTATTTGTACAAAGAGAGAGCCAAAATCATTGGAATTAATTAGAACCTTGTTGATTTGATGTTGAATCATCATCTTCTTCAAGATGAAGAACGGTCACAGGTAAGGAAACTGGAGTATTCCTATGAGCCCTACGTTTTCTGTAAAGACCACCACGCACTTTGGCATTTCAACAAATTTATTGAAGAAAAATCGAAATGATTGTACTTGATAGTGAGGCAACATTCATGGCAAGAAGAAAGTAAAATCCCCACACTACGAAAACAGAACTTGGGCACATGAATAAGAGAGGAGAACTCATAAGAAATAATCCAGAAAAAAGCAGATAATTACAAATCACAGTGTGCATTTTACCTTCTTGAATATGTTGGTGGGGTCTTGAAATCCGATATTCTCCGCTGCTTGCACAATCTGTCCGGTGTATCTTCAACAATATGAGTGGCAATCAGAAGTGCTTCTTCATCCCATCCGGCCATGGCGACGACAGATCGAAACCTTGGACTGAACAAATTTTGATTTCTCGGGCCATCTTCAGAAAGAAGTTGATTATCAATTTCTGGGTTATCGGGACTCTCATTCGGAACCTCCGTATCGGACATTTTCTTGTAACCTTTTTCTCCCACAGGATTCGCAATATTTAAAAGGAAGAAAAATAGCTTTAACGGTCATATATCTTGTTTGGTGTGATGAGGTAAATGGGCTTGTCCACTAAAAATTACTTTTCCGATGGATATGTCAATGGTTTGCGACTTTTTTTACTTGATATCGGGATGTAAACGAACAAAATTATTTGTGAGTTATTCGAAACTCGATTCGGTAAAAATTCGTTTGACTTTgtttaatgaggctcgttaagataaacaaaccaaactcaagtTTTACAGTATttggctcgttagctcgtgaacatgttcgttggtaagttcaCAAGTAattttttagatgaaaaaataatagttttgatatttgatatattgattttgtatattatttataaaatatataaaaaattatattaaattaatttattataataaatttacaaattttaataagaataatatatttttctttaaatatataatttactttttaattaatttaatgaaaatttaaatgtataatttatatttattaagcttgtttaggctcgataaaagattgaataagctcgtgagccatgtatatattcgttaaataaagctcgagctcgagctttattataattaaatcaaactcaaacattcaagagttcggtTCGACTCGACACGATTACATCCCTAATCATATTCATTGTCTTGGTTAGAGAATGAAGCTAGCAGCAGCAGCACCTATACAAGACAACGTAGGCCATAAGCCATCTATTCCATTGACTCAATTCTTCGAaagttttcattttttataCATGAATAAATTGACAATTTTGCCAGTAGAAATTGAAGTGTCAgcatatgtgattttgttgataTCATGAAAACTTGAactatttcttataataatatacaaatataaattttaatattttttttcttgactTTGAACCAGAAATCTATCGTGTCCTCGAGTCAATGATAAGGCGGGATATATTGCGTAGTTGGGAGCATGTAGTTTTAAGTGCATGAACGTAACCCATTATTTTACTTAGTTATATTCCACGTTTCATTATTTCTTAAAAGTCTTTACAATCAAGATTAACCAAAATAACATTGTAGTCCTTTGTACAATTACACAGTACTGCTGCGTTAGCAGCTCCGGGTTTACTTGATGTTCATGGAAGAGTAACGTGATCTAATCCATCAAACTATATTTTGTTCAAAAAAAGATAGATTTAAGCAAATGATAAGATATGGAAATAATGATTTATCAGATATTAAGTACTAAATTCTGTTAATAGAACAATACAAATACAATGATATAAATGTATTGAAATTATTTAAGCAATATAAGAGTGTAAATAGAATTATGTGAAtggatattaattaattaagcaatataaGAGTGTAAGAAAACATTTTGGTATATGATGTTGATGTTTTTTGCTCTTTAcatcaattaattgataaataggCTCTTGAAATTAAAAACATTACATCTTGAAGATCGAAAATAGTacttaattataattattagaaTAACCAAGAATACGTGACAACAATTGTTCATGATATATTATATTCCAAACTATAACCACATGAATATCATAAATTCGAAGTCTTTCAAAAACCTGCATTTTGTTAgtcaataaataaattataaaacatTATATTAGTTAAAGAAAGTCTATGAACATATGTTATTCTTTGAACTCGAAAGTATCCGGAACTAATATTCTACGTACTCGAAGATTTTGGAAGTAATTATGAGAAAAGATGTCATTAACGACACAACTTGCCAGCTTTGATGGCACCAAAGGGGATTCCCATCATTAATTGTCATTAGTCTTTTTCCTCTTCCAAACAAAAAATTTGCATGCTTCGTTGGCTTATTTTGGTGTCATCTTGTTAGAGTTATAATACTTAATTGGTTCCTTAATTAAATGGTTAAATAGATTTTACCCAACTAATTGTggttttatattttcaatacaCATTCGAGCAAATATAAATTAAGAAGACTCAATAAGTTCGATCGGTATTTCAACCTCCACATTTGAAATCTATATGTAATAACTACTAATATTAGTAGTTACATTATtatcatcaacaacaacaatattgtATAAAACGATAAAGGCTCGATCTTGCTGATCTAATTTCGTTCCAAACATGATTAAATTTTATTCCATGCATGCATAGCCTCAAACAAAATAATCATGGCGACAAATGTATAATAATTCTTGCCGTCCCTCTCCTTTATAGGTCTTAGCCATGCCTAATTAGCATTCATTAATCTCTCGTTTCCCACCTTAAGCAAcacattttcaatatttaaGTGACTAAATGATCTGTGAGAATCTTCTTTCCAATATAAATTCCTTCATTCCGTCCATAACTTTGAAATCAACCCTTGTTAATTAATTTAGAGTACCAGATGGCTTGGAATAGTATTTCTGGACAAGAAATGGGAAGGCAACCTTGTTGCGACAAAAGGGGTCTGAAGAGAGGTCCGTGGACCGTAGAAGAAGATCACAAACTTATGAGTTTTATCATGAATAATGGCATTCAATGCTGGAGAATGATACCCAAGCTTGCAGGTAAAAACATTTGATAGTTCTATTTCTGATTTAATTTAGTTGCTGCACGAACAAATTATTGGGTCTGTTGTGAGATTAACGTCGGTGCAAATTAAATAATGGATCCATATTTCTTGAAACATTGTTATAAATGTGTAGGGTTGTTGAGGTGTGGAAAAAGCTGCAGATTGAGATGGATTAATTATCTACGGCCTGACCTTAAACGAGGAGTTCTATCAGAAATGGAGGAGAATCAAATT is part of the Primulina eburnea isolate SZY01 chromosome 1, ASM2296580v1, whole genome shotgun sequence genome and encodes:
- the LOC140814484 gene encoding uncharacterized protein: MSDTEVPNESPDNPEIDNQLLSEDGPRNQNLFSPRFRSVVAMAGWDEEALLIATHIVEDTPDRLCKQRRISDFKTPPTYSRRKRRAHRNTPVSLPVTVLHLEEDDDSTSNQQGCERKNIEVNIIAKVEKKGGESIKEDAKDSGVSNSSPVIPCLDQLREELSCAICLEICYEPSTTPCGHSFCKQCLCSAADKCGKRCPKCRQHISNRRFCTVNTVLWNTIQLLFPKEVEARKAVTTSDTTTESIREESSPAITRNPSMRNRSIQALNNPETDGTELDRRSRRLRSRSSRISGTSDRGEASLRRDLPSQDGDAALAFRLQREEFMEAFRVVPARANLRALASRGRHM